In a single window of the Orbaceae bacterium lpD04 genome:
- the trxA gene encoding thioredoxin TrxA, which translates to MSNFIVSLTETDFDKVVADSTKPVLVDFWADWCGPCKMIAPILEEIAQEYSEQVVVAKLNVDQNPSISPKFGIRGIPTLLLFKNGSVIATQVGALSKLQLKTFLDNHL; encoded by the coding sequence ATGAGTAATTTTATCGTTTCGTTAACCGAAACTGATTTTGATAAAGTTGTTGCCGATAGTACTAAGCCTGTTCTAGTTGATTTTTGGGCTGATTGGTGTGGGCCATGTAAAATGATCGCTCCAATTCTTGAGGAAATTGCTCAAGAATATAGCGAACAAGTAGTTGTTGCCAAGTTAAATGTTGACCAAAACCCATCTATTTCACCAAAATTTGGTATTAGAGGGATCCCAACATTATTACTATTTAAAAATGGGAGTGTAATTGCGACTCAAGTTGGTGCATTATCTAAATTACAACTCAAAACATTCCTTGATAATCATCTTTAA
- a CDS encoding universal stress protein, giving the protein MMYQSILVPIDIVEKELTKKVLPHVTYLAQLSNANVKFFHVLPVASAIVNAYSFGFDEFKDKATLQAEQWLIELIDHIDLPKENLSYAVAFGNPRDEILSIANELKPDLIILGSRRPNISTHLLGSNAAAVVRYAKTPVLVIR; this is encoded by the coding sequence ATGATGTATCAATCTATTCTAGTACCTATCGATATTGTAGAAAAAGAATTAACCAAAAAAGTGCTTCCTCATGTTACTTATTTAGCCCAATTATCTAATGCTAATGTAAAATTTTTTCATGTTTTGCCTGTTGCATCGGCAATTGTTAATGCTTATTCTTTTGGTTTTGATGAGTTTAAAGATAAAGCAACACTCCAAGCGGAACAATGGCTAATCGAATTAATTGATCATATCGATTTACCGAAAGAAAATTTATCTTACGCTGTTGCTTTTGGTAATCCTCGTGATGAAATATTATCAATCGCCAATGAGTTAAAGCCAGATTTAATTATACTTGGCTCAAGAAGGCCAAATATTTCAACCCATTTATTAGGTTCTAACGCGGCTGCAGTTGTAAGATATGCTAAAACACCAGTACTCGTTATTCGGTAA
- the ybgC gene encoding tol-pal system-associated acyl-CoA thioesterase yields the protein MKEFDWPIRVYYDDTDAGGVVYHARYLAFYEHARTEMLRQFNINQQFLLETQATAFVVKKMNIDYVYPARLDNLLIVRSAIENVKRASLVFKQRIIDEQGLLYSSAEVLIACVDLNKKKPCVFPELFISEFDKWKI from the coding sequence ATGAAAGAGTTTGATTGGCCTATTAGGGTCTATTATGATGACACCGATGCTGGTGGCGTTGTTTATCATGCTCGTTACTTAGCTTTTTATGAGCATGCAAGAACAGAGATGCTTAGGCAGTTTAATATCAATCAGCAATTTTTACTTGAGACTCAAGCTACCGCTTTTGTTGTAAAAAAAATGAATATTGATTATGTTTATCCAGCTCGTTTAGATAATTTATTAATTGTACGCAGTGCTATTGAAAATGTTAAGCGAGCTTCTTTAGTATTTAAACAAAGAATCATTGACGAGCAGGGCCTTTTATATAGTAGTGCTGAAGTGTTAATTGCTTGCGTTGATCTTAATAAAAAGAAACCGTGTGTATTTCCTGAGTTATTTATTTCGGAGTTTGATAAGTGGAAGATATGA
- the tolQ gene encoding protein TolQ, whose amino-acid sequence MNIVDLFLGASLLVQFIMLILLAFSVASWAVIFQRSRILSKAKKQIDNFDEKFWSADDLKSLYSEIQKDKENIAGTAHIFYSGFKEFSRLNQINPNMPNAALDGASRAMRLSMNRELDSLEQNIPLLGTVGSISPYIGLFGTVWGIMHAFIALGAVKQATLQMVAPGIAEALIATAIGLFAAIPAVMAFNRLTLKVSRIEQNFLNFIDEFSAILQRQAVAVRN is encoded by the coding sequence ATGAATATTGTTGATTTGTTCCTTGGAGCAAGTCTATTAGTCCAGTTTATAATGTTAATTTTACTTGCCTTTTCTGTCGCATCTTGGGCGGTAATATTTCAGCGTAGCCGTATTTTGAGTAAAGCAAAAAAACAAATCGATAATTTTGATGAAAAGTTTTGGTCTGCTGATGATCTTAAATCGCTGTATAGCGAAATACAAAAAGATAAAGAAAATATCGCCGGTACTGCTCATATTTTTTACTCTGGTTTTAAAGAGTTTTCTCGGCTAAATCAAATTAATCCAAATATGCCAAATGCTGCGCTTGATGGCGCATCGCGTGCAATGCGTTTATCGATGAATCGTGAGTTAGATAGCCTTGAGCAAAATATTCCATTATTAGGTACAGTTGGTTCAATTAGTCCATATATTGGATTATTTGGTACAGTATGGGGAATTATGCATGCTTTTATTGCTTTAGGTGCTGTTAAACAAGCAACCTTGCAGATGGTTGCTCCAGGTATAGCTGAAGCCTTGATCGCAACAGCAATTGGTCTTTTTGCTGCAATACCAGCTGTAATGGCATTTAATCGATTAACGTTAAAAGTTAGCCGTATTGAACAAAATTTCTTAAATTTTATTGATGAATTTTCAGCAATATTACAACGTCAAGCCGTCGCTGTTAGGAATTAA
- the tolR gene encoding colicin uptake protein TolR produces MSRRSRYSTKSEINIVPLLDVLLVLVLIFMATAPIISQSVEVDLPQASESTTVASSESKPIIIEVAGMGIYTLVIDQDRQENLPKEQIISEVKQQLAANAKAVFLVGGAKNVPYEEIINALNLLQASGVKSVGLMTQPM; encoded by the coding sequence ATGAGTCGCAGATCACGTTATTCCACTAAATCTGAAATAAATATTGTTCCGTTATTAGATGTTCTTTTGGTGCTCGTGCTTATTTTTATGGCAACAGCACCAATAATTAGCCAAAGTGTTGAGGTCGATCTACCACAAGCATCTGAATCGACTACAGTAGCCTCATCAGAAAGCAAACCAATTATTATTGAAGTTGCAGGTATGGGGATTTACACATTAGTTATCGATCAAGATAGGCAAGAGAACCTACCGAAAGAGCAAATTATTTCTGAGGTAAAACAACAATTGGCAGCTAACGCAAAAGCAGTATTTTTAGTTGGTGGTGCAAAAAATGTTCCTTATGAAGAGATCATAAATGCACTTAATTTATTGCAAGCATCTGGCGTTAAATCAGTTGGATTAATGACACAACCAATGTAA
- the tolA gene encoding cell envelope integrity protein TolA, whose amino-acid sequence MPKKINSRFSLALITSIILHVGVIAVLGYSAWHYASTDSGNNVQSKSIDAIMVDSNIMSEQYQRQLQHKLTSQQVKQQQQEQIEKQAQELQQKQLAEQQRLKTLEKERLLAVEKQKQQAEQAKIALEEQQKQALIAQQKSEQEAQLRAQAEFKEQQRLDIQRKQAELATQKALAEAEQAKQEAEKQKQILEQQRLNAEKEKQEKIKAAQDAKKKVAEEQQKQQAVDDILGGLTSNVPKSQQSVSSADSDQFKSQVNNAISNKFINPKLYSGKNCVLNIEIFSDGSLLRVTAESGDPVLCREAISATKLAKLPKPKNDQLYQKMKNLTIDFRPKQ is encoded by the coding sequence ATGCCAAAGAAAATAAACTCTAGGTTTAGTCTTGCACTAATAACCTCCATCATCTTACATGTAGGCGTAATTGCTGTACTTGGTTATAGTGCATGGCATTACGCATCTACTGATTCGGGAAATAATGTACAAAGCAAATCAATTGATGCAATTATGGTTGATAGTAACATTATGTCTGAACAGTATCAGCGGCAATTACAGCACAAACTGACTAGTCAGCAGGTCAAACAGCAGCAGCAAGAGCAAATTGAAAAACAAGCACAAGAGCTACAACAAAAACAACTTGCCGAGCAGCAACGCTTAAAAACACTAGAAAAAGAGCGGTTACTCGCTGTTGAAAAGCAAAAACAGCAGGCAGAGCAGGCAAAAATAGCCCTTGAAGAACAACAAAAACAAGCGTTAATTGCTCAGCAAAAATCAGAACAAGAAGCTCAACTTAGAGCTCAAGCGGAGTTTAAAGAACAACAGCGATTAGATATTCAACGTAAGCAAGCAGAATTAGCTACGCAAAAGGCGTTAGCTGAAGCGGAACAAGCGAAGCAAGAAGCTGAAAAGCAAAAGCAAATATTAGAACAACAACGCTTAAATGCTGAAAAAGAGAAGCAAGAGAAAATAAAAGCAGCTCAAGACGCTAAGAAAAAAGTAGCTGAAGAACAGCAAAAACAGCAAGCAGTCGACGATATTTTAGGCGGTCTGACTTCAAATGTACCGAAATCGCAACAGAGCGTTTCATCGGCAGATTCTGACCAGTTCAAGTCACAAGTTAACAATGCAATTAGTAATAAATTTATCAACCCAAAGCTTTATAGTGGTAAAAACTGTGTATTAAACATTGAAATATTTTCTGACGGTTCGTTATTAAGAGTAACAGCTGAGTCCGGTGATCCAGTATTATGTCGAGAAGCTATTTCGGCGACAAAGCTAGCAAAATTACCAAAACCTAAAAACGATCAGCTATATCAAAAAATGAAAAACTTAACGATTGACTTTAGGCCAAAACAATAA
- the tolB gene encoding Tol-Pal system beta propeller repeat protein TolB: protein MIRFSYRFLISCFILFYTAISIADVRIIITEGVNTAKPIAVIPFKWNGNGAPPQKIEEIIASDLRNSGKFNPIETRKMPQLPETASAVISKEWRDLGIDAVVVGSIQPDASGNYLVSYQLVDTVNNPGAILAQNQYSIAAKWVRYAAHTASDEIFEALTGIKGAFRTRIAYIVRMNSGPYTHELRVADYDGYDEITIHRSNQPLMSPAWSPDGKKLAYVTFESGRSALVMKTLETGNIETIAAFPQHNGAPAFSPDGTKLAFALSKEGNLNLYVMELATKQIKRITTGRSNSTEPAWMPDNKTLVYTSDQTGRPQLYSITIDGGIPQRLTWDGSQNQNADVAPNGSFIAMISTNNGDQKVTKFEPLSNTYQTLTDTFLDETPSVSPNGTMIIYSSTQGLGTTLNLVSTDGNFKAKLPGTDGQVKFPAWSPYL from the coding sequence ATGATACGATTTTCATATCGCTTTTTGATAAGCTGTTTCATTCTTTTTTATACAGCAATTTCCATTGCGGATGTTCGAATTATTATAACCGAAGGTGTTAACACCGCAAAACCGATCGCGGTTATTCCGTTTAAATGGAACGGCAACGGCGCTCCACCACAAAAAATTGAAGAAATTATTGCATCAGATCTACGTAATAGCGGTAAATTCAACCCAATAGAAACGCGAAAAATGCCACAACTCCCAGAAACAGCATCAGCGGTCATTTCTAAAGAGTGGCGTGATCTTGGCATTGATGCCGTTGTCGTTGGCAGTATACAGCCAGATGCTTCGGGTAATTACTTAGTTAGCTATCAATTAGTCGATACAGTAAATAACCCAGGCGCCATTTTAGCACAAAACCAATACTCTATTGCAGCAAAGTGGGTTCGTTACGCGGCTCACACTGCAAGTGATGAGATATTTGAAGCTTTAACAGGTATTAAAGGTGCTTTTAGAACGCGCATCGCCTATATCGTTCGAATGAATAGTGGACCTTATACCCACGAGCTTCGCGTAGCCGATTATGATGGTTATGACGAGATCACAATCCACCGTTCAAACCAACCCCTTATGTCACCAGCTTGGTCACCTGATGGTAAAAAATTAGCTTACGTTACTTTTGAAAGTGGCCGCTCGGCGTTAGTTATGAAAACACTTGAAACCGGAAATATTGAAACAATTGCCGCATTTCCTCAGCACAACGGGGCTCCGGCATTTTCACCAGATGGAACTAAACTTGCGTTTGCATTGTCAAAAGAGGGTAATTTAAATCTTTATGTGATGGAGCTTGCGACAAAACAGATAAAACGCATTACAACGGGTCGTAGCAATAGCACTGAGCCAGCTTGGATGCCTGATAACAAAACGTTAGTTTATACTTCTGACCAAACTGGTCGTCCACAACTTTATTCTATAACAATTGATGGTGGAATACCGCAACGATTAACTTGGGATGGTTCGCAAAATCAAAATGCTGATGTTGCCCCTAATGGTAGTTTTATTGCTATGATTTCAACTAATAATGGCGATCAAAAAGTGACTAAATTTGAGCCTTTATCCAATACGTATCAAACATTAACAGATACCTTTTTGGATGAAACGCCAAGCGTTTCACCAAATGGAACCATGATTATTTATAGTTCAACTCAAGGATTAGGTACAACTTTAAACCTTGTTTCGACTGATGGTAATTTTAAAGCAAAATTGCCGGGAACCGATGGGCAAGTTAAGTTCCCTGCATGGTCACCCTATTTATAG
- the pal gene encoding peptidoglycan-associated lipoprotein Pal — protein MHFSKLLKGAVIILPLIAVTACTSNSTNKQGSSSNSSSSFNSGNLTETQQLQQLQMTNTVYFDFDKYNINPEFSKVLDSHAEFLRSRPSFSVVIEGHADERGTPEYNIALGERRAAAVKAYLQGRGVSANQMSIVSYGKEKPAVLGHDAKAYEKNRRAVIVY, from the coding sequence ATGCATTTTTCAAAATTACTTAAAGGCGCTGTGATTATCCTTCCGTTAATTGCCGTTACTGCATGTACATCAAATTCAACCAATAAACAGGGCTCATCGTCTAATTCATCGAGTTCATTTAATTCTGGTAATTTGACGGAAACACAACAACTTCAACAATTACAGATGACCAATACTGTCTATTTTGATTTTGATAAATACAACATTAACCCAGAGTTTTCTAAAGTATTAGATTCTCATGCAGAATTTTTACGTTCACGTCCTTCATTTAGCGTGGTTATTGAAGGTCATGCTGATGAGCGTGGTACTCCTGAATACAATATTGCTTTAGGTGAGCGCCGTGCGGCGGCGGTTAAAGCATATTTACAAGGTCGTGGGGTATCTGCAAATCAAATGTCTATCGTATCTTATGGTAAAGAAAAGCCAGCCGTATTAGGTCATGACGCTAAAGCTTATGAAAAAAATCGTCGTGCAGTTATTGTTTATTAA
- the ybgF gene encoding tol-pal system protein YbgF, which produces MYKKIIWLVMLSVSFYSYADSELERMVEAQGQLLTDSQQKISNLQDEVDQLRGQLEETTYQLNQTIERQKTILLQLNNQAPAQSANKQGQTNTTANTSSTLSGWSSSGNDKNDYNFIIKFVMNGTEQKEAIAALQQFLKDYPKSSYLANVNYWLGQLCYQQGKKDDASFYYATVVKSYPKSPKAADSLYKVGLILLEKGDKVKAKAVFQQVIKLYPNDKNTIALANGKLATLG; this is translated from the coding sequence ATGTACAAAAAAATCATATGGCTAGTAATGTTATCTGTGTCGTTTTACAGCTATGCTGACTCTGAACTGGAACGCATGGTTGAGGCACAAGGGCAACTATTAACGGATTCTCAACAAAAAATTAGTAACTTACAAGATGAGGTCGACCAATTACGAGGCCAATTAGAAGAGACGACATATCAGCTAAATCAAACCATAGAACGTCAAAAAACGATTTTATTGCAACTTAATAATCAAGCTCCGGCTCAAAGTGCAAATAAACAGGGCCAAACCAATACTACCGCCAACACTAGTTCAACATTATCGGGCTGGTCTTCATCGGGTAATGATAAAAATGATTATAACTTTATCATTAAGTTTGTGATGAATGGTACGGAGCAAAAAGAGGCGATAGCTGCGTTACAACAATTTTTAAAAGATTATCCTAAGTCATCATACCTTGCTAATGTGAATTATTGGTTAGGTCAGCTTTGCTATCAACAAGGTAAAAAAGATGATGCTTCATTTTATTATGCAACCGTTGTAAAAAGTTATCCTAAATCACCGAAAGCAGCAGATAGCTTATATAAGGTGGGACTTATCTTACTTGAAAAAGGTGATAAAGTTAAGGCTAAAGCAGTATTCCAACAAGTGATAAAGCTATACCCTAATGATAAAAACACGATAGCTTTGGCTAATGGCAAACTGGCGACCTTAGGCTAA
- the cra gene encoding catabolite repressor/activator has protein sequence MKLEEIAQLAGVSRTTASYVINGKAKQYRVSDKTIAKVMEVVKQYNFQPNAVAAGLRAGKTYSIGLIIPDLENISYTKIANHLEHKVRQAGYQLLISCSEDNSEIEKQCILHLKQRHADAIIVSSSFISDHSFYENWDNNHIPILALDRPLSTTKFRSILGADQLDAKALTEEFIKHTNQDIIYIGALPDMTISHYRETGFKQGVKGKDKTITYLYAKDYTRDSAAELFYQWLEHNPIPQALFLTSFSLLQGIIDAILSRHGSLPKNMVIATFGDNELLDFLPCKVISLAQNHKQIAEITVNTLLINLNNQNTYQPGYTEIKRNLNYRGRFNQKLLS, from the coding sequence ATGAAATTAGAAGAAATTGCACAACTTGCAGGTGTTTCAAGGACAACAGCCAGTTATGTTATCAATGGTAAAGCGAAACAGTACCGAGTGAGTGATAAAACCATCGCTAAAGTGATGGAAGTTGTAAAACAATACAATTTTCAACCCAATGCTGTTGCAGCAGGGCTACGAGCAGGAAAAACGTATTCAATAGGGCTAATCATTCCTGATCTTGAAAACATCAGCTATACTAAAATCGCCAATCATCTAGAACATAAAGTTCGACAAGCGGGTTACCAATTACTTATTTCTTGTTCTGAAGATAACAGTGAAATTGAAAAACAGTGTATATTACATCTCAAGCAGCGACATGCTGATGCGATCATTGTCTCATCTTCATTTATATCAGATCACTCTTTCTACGAAAATTGGGATAATAACCATATTCCGATACTTGCTTTAGATAGGCCACTCTCAACAACGAAATTCAGGAGTATTTTGGGCGCAGATCAACTTGATGCTAAAGCATTAACCGAAGAGTTTATTAAACATACTAATCAAGATATTATCTATATTGGGGCATTACCTGATATGACGATTAGCCACTATCGGGAAACGGGTTTTAAGCAAGGGGTAAAAGGGAAAGATAAAACGATCACTTATCTTTATGCAAAAGATTATACTCGAGATTCAGCTGCTGAATTATTTTATCAATGGTTAGAACATAACCCTATACCACAGGCACTATTTTTAACGTCATTTTCATTGTTGCAAGGTATTATTGATGCTATTTTAAGCCGGCACGGCTCATTACCCAAAAATATGGTTATTGCAACATTTGGTGATAATGAATTACTTGATTTTTTACCTTGTAAAGTAATCAGCCTTGCTCAAAATCATAAACAAATTGCTGAAATTACGGTTAATACATTGCTAATTAATCTTAATAATCAAAATACTTATCAACCAGGATATACTGAGATTAAACGTAATCTTAATTATCGTGGTCGTTTTAACCAAAAATTATTGTCTTAG
- the fruB gene encoding fused PTS fructose transporter subunit IIA/HPr protein: MLQLTKDDIYLDQQADNKQEAIKKIASALTQQQFVEEGYVEGMLAREAQAATYLGSGIAIPHGTTTTRHLVKKTGVQVFYFPDGVIWGDEGEKAYIAIGIAASSDEHLTILRQLTHVLGDDDVEDRIKQIKTVDDVVALLTGQSTSETNENIISDDLMLLDIPADNLEMLQALNVSRLKRINAVNTQFVAQSLDQKPTYLGQGVWVNDSIDGNLKDAIAISRTTSSLNDADKPVKLLLTISAKTAALDVIINRLAEMTYHQQLVQLHTATKMQIQQLLTSEQSTTVSQNNSAENEAKTPVATETNATSVTAEFTVINPHGLHTRPSSVLVKLVKQFNSSVTVANLDGTGNAVSATSLMKIVAIGAKKGSRLQFVANGDDAQQAIDAIGQAINDGLGEGHE; this comes from the coding sequence ATGCTACAGCTCACCAAAGATGATATTTATCTTGATCAACAAGCTGATAATAAACAAGAAGCGATTAAAAAAATAGCCAGTGCACTTACTCAACAGCAATTTGTCGAGGAGGGCTATGTAGAGGGCATGCTAGCACGAGAAGCCCAAGCTGCCACTTATTTAGGTAGTGGTATTGCAATTCCCCATGGTACAACGACAACTCGTCACTTAGTTAAAAAAACAGGTGTACAAGTTTTTTATTTTCCTGATGGCGTTATTTGGGGCGATGAGGGTGAAAAAGCCTATATTGCAATTGGTATTGCAGCAAGTTCAGATGAGCATTTGACTATTTTACGTCAGCTAACTCATGTCCTTGGTGATGATGACGTTGAAGATCGTATCAAACAAATTAAAACTGTTGATGATGTTGTGGCTTTATTAACAGGGCAAAGTACTAGCGAAACAAATGAAAATATCATTTCAGATGATTTAATGTTATTAGATATACCAGCTGATAACCTAGAAATGCTACAAGCGCTTAATGTTTCAAGGTTAAAACGCATTAATGCAGTTAATACCCAATTTGTTGCTCAGTCGCTGGATCAAAAACCTACATATTTAGGTCAAGGTGTTTGGGTAAATGATAGTATTGACGGTAATCTTAAAGATGCTATCGCAATTAGTCGAACAACGAGCAGTCTAAATGATGCCGATAAACCCGTAAAATTATTACTGACTATATCAGCCAAAACAGCTGCGCTTGATGTAATTATTAATAGACTTGCTGAAATGACTTATCATCAGCAGTTAGTTCAGTTACATACTGCAACTAAAATGCAAATCCAGCAGCTTTTAACCAGTGAGCAATCAACTACGGTAAGCCAAAATAATTCTGCTGAAAACGAGGCTAAAACACCTGTAGCAACTGAAACTAATGCGACAAGCGTTACTGCTGAGTTTACGGTAATTAACCCACATGGTTTACATACTAGGCCTTCATCAGTATTAGTTAAGTTAGTGAAACAATTTAACAGCAGTGTGACAGTTGCAAATCTTGATGGCACGGGTAACGCAGTAAGTGCAACGAGCTTAATGAAAATCGTTGCAATAGGTGCTAAGAAAGGTAGTAGATTACAATTTGTTGCAAATGGTGATGATGCCCAGCAAGCAATTGATGCAATTGGGCAGGCAATAAATGATGGACTTGGTGAGGGGCATGAATAA
- the fruK gene encoding 1-phosphofructokinase, translating into MANKIATFTLNPAYDLVGFCPKIELGDVNLVKTTGLLPAGKGINVAKVLCDLGDKLTVGGFLGKANYDGFESLFTELKLDNKFRLVEGRTRINVKVTEKNSDVTDLNFSGFSVNTNDWQQFVEQSIKWLSDFDMVVISGSLPEGISLDDFSDWLEKVKSICPKIVFDSSRAALTAGLKAKPWLIKPNDKELEMLVGHALPTIKDIKDAAMSLVEQGIDNVIISLGSKGALWVTKHESWLAKPPKCEVISTVGAGDSMVAGLVHGLLSNYSIKDTLVFASAIAALSVSQPGVGVPDKAKLNSILEKIDVMAG; encoded by the coding sequence ATGGCGAATAAAATTGCTACATTTACCTTAAATCCTGCTTATGATCTGGTTGGATTTTGCCCTAAAATTGAGTTAGGTGATGTTAATTTAGTTAAAACAACTGGTTTATTACCTGCTGGTAAGGGAATTAATGTTGCCAAAGTGCTTTGTGATTTGGGTGATAAATTAACGGTTGGCGGCTTTTTAGGTAAAGCCAATTACGATGGATTTGAATCACTTTTTACCGAGTTAAAACTTGATAACAAATTTCGACTAGTTGAAGGGCGAACACGTATCAATGTTAAGGTAACTGAAAAAAATAGTGACGTTACGGATCTTAATTTTTCAGGTTTTTCAGTTAATACTAATGATTGGCAACAATTTGTCGAACAATCAATTAAATGGTTATCTGATTTTGATATGGTCGTGATAAGTGGTAGCTTGCCGGAAGGAATTTCTTTAGATGACTTTAGTGATTGGCTTGAAAAAGTAAAAAGTATCTGCCCAAAAATTGTCTTTGATAGTAGCCGGGCAGCGCTCACTGCGGGCTTAAAAGCAAAGCCTTGGTTAATTAAACCTAATGATAAAGAACTCGAAATGCTAGTGGGTCACGCTTTACCGACAATTAAAGATATCAAAGATGCCGCTATGAGCCTTGTTGAGCAGGGTATTGATAACGTAATTATATCACTTGGTAGTAAAGGCGCATTATGGGTTACTAAACATGAATCATGGCTAGCAAAACCACCTAAATGTGAAGTTATTAGTACGGTTGGAGCAGGGGACTCAATGGTTGCGGGCCTTGTTCATGGTTTACTATCAAACTATTCGATTAAAGATACCTTAGTTTTTGCTTCAGCTATTGCAGCGCTGTCTGTTAGCCAGCCTGGCGTCGGTGTGCCTGATAAAGCAAAACTAAATAGTATTCTTGAAAAAATAGATGTGATGGCAGGATAG